Sequence from the Rutidosis leptorrhynchoides isolate AG116_Rl617_1_P2 chromosome 3, CSIRO_AGI_Rlap_v1, whole genome shotgun sequence genome:
GCTAGTGAGGGATCTCCTTGGTTTTCTGGTTGCGGTCTCAAGGCGGGTGTTCTTAGGTTGCCCGACGGGCAGTTTTGTGACAGAGTTATGTTGTTGTGGGTTAGAGTTGTTGATTGGAGGGGAGTGTAGAGTGGTTGGCGTTGCTGACTGCAGTTCGGGATGATTGCTTTTTAGGTCTGGCTGTCTAGCTTAGTGGTTACTCACGGCTCTAGTTTTCGAGCAACTTATGTTATTCAATCGCAATTGTAATAGTTAGATGTAGTCAATGTGTTTCATGTTGGACGCCTATTTCATGTCAATCAATGTCGAAAAATATCAAATGTAACTCATGTAACACCACTAGATATTCGGatattttatgtatgtatgtatgtatgtatgtatgtatgtatgtatgtatgtatgtatatatatatatatatatatatatatatatatatatatatatatatatatatatatatatataggggcaggatcaatggggaagtaaccaatcggggggaagcaaattttttttttcgttttctttgaattttttttttcagcatcaagatcacacgaaaatatgaacatttagaagagacacttcgtgatgaatgttattatttaggcggaaaaacgatcgacaaaaataacattcaagataatattgttcgtgaagaatatgaacgttttttttcttcatgttttgtgaagtaaaatttagcccgatttagagcttagggtttagggtttggtgttttgggtttattccataaacccaaaacaccaaaccctaaaccctaaaacctaaactctaaaccgttcgtgttaaaaactcaatctaaatcctaaatctaaaccctaaaccctaaatttctaaaccctaatatctaaaccctataaaccctaatatctaaatcccaatagctaaaacctcaaaatacgctcgaataacacgataattgttatatattacttcttcgagcgtttttccgccaaaataaaaacatttatcacaaagtgtctctactaaatgttcatattttcatctcatctataatgttcgtgaacaaagttttttcaaaaaacaaaaaaaaaatgtttttgcttccccccgcttcctcccgaatggttacttccctcttgatcctaccactatatatatatatatatatatatatatatatatatatatatatatatatatatatatatatatatatataatatgtagttttcgccaaaaaaaaaaaagaaaaagaaaaactaaACGTGACTAAAGCTATCCATGTGTTGTTAGTCTAGTGGTAATGACTCATACAATTTCCTGGGGTGACAAACATTTCACATAAGGGTTATCCCCTTGATCTTGAATTCCACCCAAGGTCGCCTTTCGCACATTACGTTGCGGGGTAGGGGGTGTTTACcggtcatgccctcggattggtcagGGTTTCCTTCAGAGCattagttgggggcgggttatgcaactacagAGATGATCTCGTAGGTGGTTTAGTCCCTCTGAGTAATCCCAAACGTTCGAAAAAGAAAACTTAGTAAAGCTATAACATATGAAAACCTACAAAATGGACAAACTTCTACCTTTATAGACACAAACTTGCTCTAAATTGTTCTCTTTTCCATTCAATCAATTAAATATTACTAGAATTTTCAAGCTACTCTTCTTTTCATCATCTCTCTAATTTTTGCTGTCGGATTCTAGTTCTTATTAATTGGTTCCGATGCCGAGAAACTGACTCATCTCAATTGCTAGGTTACAGTCTCGAATAGATGCACAAGATGAGAAGAATAATCTTCTAAACCAATCATATATAAATTGTAATGGGAGCTGATACGTACACCACTtactttttgccatacaccaccaaaatttaattttggaccattttaccctttctcataattaatttaggGAAAAGGGCCTTGAGTTAGAAAGGGTAAAATAGTCAAAGATTGtagtttggtggtgtatggcaaaaaacaagtggtgtacggatcaactcccaATTGTAATAGCTCAAGTACAAAACATACTGTTAAACTTAATACAACACAATTGTTCGCAACGAGTTTCACAAAATGAAAGCAACTTAGCGACAAAGGTATACTTATCAAATACCACCCAACACATTATACTTCAAATATGGATAACAAAGTAATGAAAAGGCATAATCCAACTAGCAAGAAACTAGAAGAGGGGTGATCAATTGACCCAACATATAAATGAAGATTTTAATTCGACATATTAAAGGAAATTGATCATTCATACAAAGAATTTGACAAACTTCAGTCACATCTGAAACTCTATATAGCTAATGTGTAACAAAGTTTTTCTTTAAGGAAGACAAGAAATTGATGATGAGCGATAAAAAATAACGGATATAAATATGGGTACGTTGTGTGGCAGCAGAATCAGATAAATAAAAAGAGATAAATAAAAAGGATGGTTCTTACTGTGAACTGTGAAGTGTAAAGTAGAAATAATAATTCAAACACAGTGATTTATGAATCATCTTCATCCTATAATAAATAAGGACATCCACACCACCTATTATAGGTCAAGTCCTAAAGCTATAGTGTAAGTGATCCTTCTATGCTTTCACCAATTAACCACATCCAACCAGGAATCGCATTTGCTAGATGTGCTGAAAAAACATTTCCATTTCACAAAATGCAAGTTAGATCAATTGCGGTTCACGGTGAATCTCAAAATCAACAATCAACACACCAACTTTGAGATGTCTCAAAAGTTACTACATTAAAAACAACCACTAGAGTTAATTAAGCGCATATTAGTTTAAATGAAATTTTTAATCATGCCCACACATGAAATCTCCACTTCAACGATCAAAGTATCATTCAAAAGGTATCCATTTGCAGCGTTAGTTAGTTCACTCAGCTCTATGAAACTTGGAACACCCCTGTTGTCATCAGATGGGCAGAACCAATGACGAATTTCTGCAAGGTAGAAAAGGAAAGCATACAGATACAAATCATCAACATAGATTAACACTAATGCAACACATGTTTTAAAATGCGTAttcagaatcatatatatatatgtatatatatgtatgtatatatatgtatatatatatatatatatatatatatatatatatatacatatatatacatacatatacatatatatgtatgtatatatatgtatatatatgtatatatatatatacgtatatatgtgtatgtatatatacgtatatgtgtatgtatatatacgtatatatatatatatgtacgtatatatatgtacgtatatatatatatatatatatatatatatatatatatatatatatatatatatatatatatatatatatatatatgaactgaTAGACCTTACCTCTCTCTGTATCAACATTTCTGTTTTGACTCTTAAGCCGTAGAGTAAAATCAGCATAAACTCTCCAATCATTGGGGAATGAGGAAGCATCATGCACACCTAAAAACAGTGATATGTGTGTACCCAATCCATCCTTCAATCCTTTAGGATATAGTGACAACTTCCTATAAACAAAAACATAAAGTTATACACaaaaatatgaagaaaaaaaaaggcAACTACCTGGACTTTAATACTGTAATACTGTAATAAGTGATATACCATTTGAGTTTCCCAATTTTAAAAATCTCTGATTGCAGTTCATCATCAGTTACAGCTGaaaagttatcaattttccaagtgtgAGTATTCATATATGACGGAGGCTTTATCATAGTTAAGCATCGGTCTTTCGTTGCGTATGCTGGAACTACGAAAACCTCAGCTCCAAACACACATGAATCATTCAATAGGAACCCATTTTTACTATCCTTAAAAAACCTAACTGTCATTAGTTTCTCAAAACCCCATTCTGTCTTCTTCTCATGAAGCTTTGTTGTGTTTTTATAAGCATCTATAAAACAATGTACGTATACATAAGCATGATATTATGacttatataacaaaataaaagcCGTAGTTAACCAGTTAGTAGAGTGAAAACTTTACCTTGAATTGTTGCGTATGTTTGACATGTATGATCATAAATGAAAAAAGTGACATCTACAGAGATCTCCCACCCTTTTGGAAGAATTTCGGTGTCACACAATAGACATACAGTGAAATAAACTTGTTGTCCATCTTCTTTCCATTTGGATACAAATCTAACCTCCTATACAAAATTAACATATATGCACACCTATAaatatcatatatgtatgtatgtatgtatatatatatatatatatatatatatatatatatatatatatatatatatatatacaagttatcATACATCATATGTATGATAACGCAAGTTATCTGATGTATGATAACCAAAACTAATGAAAAATGACTAACGACTAGTGAAAAACACTGTTTAGGGTTTggatattagggtttaaaaattaaggtttaggctttagatttagggtttagattgagtttttaatacgagtttagggtttagggttttgggtttagtccctaaaccctaaactctaaattggggCTAAATTTTGAATAAAACCTTAGAgcagcttatatatatatatatatatatatatatatatatatatatatatatatagagagagagagagagagagagagagagaggctgcAAATGACTTTAACCCAGATTGTAAGCTGTGACAGAAATTGTTATACCCATAGCAGAAAAGTGTAACAAAAACTGACTGACCATTTATGTCCACTGGCTTCAAAGACATCAGATTCAACTTTCATTTCTGGAACTTGAGAAAGAAGAGAGAAAGACTCAATCTTCAACATAAAATGTGCCGGTTCACGGCTTCTTTCTGATAACAACATATCTGCAGAGTGGCGAATTCAGGATTAAGAATCACACACGTAACTAATTTAGTTGAGTGACAAAATGATTATTGATGACAAAATGACTGAGTGACAAAATGATTCAGGATTAAGAATCACACACGTAACTAATATTATGTGCTTCAAAAGGTAATTAACACATTACATTTTGAAACACCAAGTTAATAATACAATACAACTGTTTGCAACGAGAGTTACCATGATTAAGATGAATAGTGCTAAGCTTAGTATCCATAATCCTGCGAAGCTCATCAGGTGTGAACTTCACCTGTTGAATTTAAAATAAGTATTGTTGATCTTAATTGATACTCCGTATAACACTGTAATACTAACatcaaaatacaaattaaataattagaATCAAATAAAGGTACCATTTTGTCTATCACCGCCAAAATGAATCTTCAAAGCAACTGTTTGCAAAACATACTAATAAAGTTAATACTACAATACAACTATTCCACACCATAAAAGATAACAACATAGGTATCATTATAAAAAACCATCCAACACACTTTTCTCAAAATACAGACAATAACACAATCACTTTCTGATTGAATGTACAATCGAATCGAACTACAACTTTAAAGTTAGTTGTCAAATAATGAAACCAAGTCTGTCAAAAATAGTTGCTTAAATTGGATTCTCCATCCAAATCACGGCTTATCTTAAATTTTAATTTAGGTTTTGTCGAaacaattttaaattttaataactTAATATGCTTAATTTAGGTTTTGTGAAAACAAAGAATACTGCAGAGAAACAAGCCGAACAAAACtgataaaaataacatatatgtcTACTTTCTAGGGATTTTAGCTTTTAATTTATGTAATACACACTTTTTATACAAAGCTAATTACATTTGGACTTGATGAATGGTGTTTAGGTTACCCAATTATCCCTAAATTGAACATGCAGAGACCCAAAAACCCTAAAAAAACCACATTATAATTCTTGATCTCCTTACTAAGTAATTAGCAAAAACATTTTTTGATAATACTCTTTAATAATATTCGAAAAAAATCCGATTACCTAAATAATCTGCCGTCGTAAGTTTTACTTCACTGATAATTTGCTTTGGACGTCTGAACTTCTTTCACATTACATTGGATTGCCCAATTTGTTACTCCGTACAttattatacgtatatatatatatatattcccatGAACCTTTTAGAAAGTAGACTCAAAGCCCGGAGAAGATATACACGGGCTTTTAAAAAGTCTATAAAATAATGGGCCTATTTTTCATAGAGTAATACGGAACGCGTTAGGTTTAATTTTCTTTTGAGAAGTTGGTCAAAATGCCCCTAAATTTTTGTAATTAAAATTTTGCCCCCACCCCCTCCCGTGTCCACGCACCACACATGGTGCGTGCAAATATGTGTGTGGTCCGTGTTACCGAGCATTGCAGTAGGTTTACCGAGTACGATTAGTTTGTGGTTGGTGTTTGTggtaggtggtggttggtggtggtgtgtggtagagggaggtggtggttgatggtggttggtTGTAGTGGTGGTTGGTTGTATTGGTGGTTGGTGAGGGTGAGTGGTTGGTTGTGCTGGTGGtgagtgatggtggtggtggtggtggtggtggtgttgggtggtggtggttggtggtggtggtggtggttagtggtggttggtGAAGgttgtggtaggtggtggtggtaggtggtggtggttgtgggtagttggtggttgtaggtggttggtggtggtggtaggtggtagtGGTTgtgggtggttgttggtggtggtaggtggtggtggttgtggttggttggtggtggtagctggttggtggtggtggtaggtggtggtggtaggtagtggttagtggttgatggtggtgggtggtgttggttgttggtggtggtggttgatggtggtggatggtggtagtTGATGGTGGTAGTGAGtgatggtggtgtgtggtggttGGGGGTGGTAGGTTGTGGTTGGTGGTTGTAGGTAGTGGTAGTGGTGGTTGGCTGAGGTGGTTGTGAGTGGTGGTGATAGAtaatggtggttgttggtggtggtatgtggtggtggtggtggtggttagtggtagggtggttagtggtggtggtggtggttagtggtagtgggtggtggtggtggtgggtgggggtggttggtggtggtgaagGGTGGTAGTAGTTTGtgttgtggtggttggtggtggtgggtggtgttaTGGTATTGGTGGTCggtggtgggaggtggtggtggttgatggtgatgGTAGTAGGTGGTGACGGatgatggtggtggatggtggtggttgatggtggtagtgggtgatggtggtggtggtaggtgttggtggttaatggtggtgggtggtgatggtTGATTGTGGTAGTGGTTGatggtagtgggtggtggtggttgatggtggtagaGAGtgttggtggttgatggtggtggttggtggtggttgatggttatggtaagtggtggttggtggtggtggtt
This genomic interval carries:
- the LOC139897993 gene encoding uncharacterized protein; this translates as MEVRFVSKWKEDGQQVYFTVCLLCDTEILPKGWEISVDVTFFIYDHTCQTYATIQDAYKNTTKLHEKKTEWGFEKLMTVRFFKDSKNGFLLNDSCVFGAEVFVVPAYATKDRCLTMIKPPSYMNTHTWKIDNFSAVTDDELQSEIFKIGKLKWKLSLYPKGLKDGLGTHISLFLGVHDASSFPNDWRVYADFTLRLKSQNRNVDTEREIRHWFCPSDDNRGVPSFIELSELTNAANGYLLNDTLIVEVEISSHLANAIPGWMWLIGESIEGSLTL